A window of the Sabethes cyaneus chromosome 1, idSabCyanKW18_F2, whole genome shotgun sequence genome harbors these coding sequences:
- the LOC128739458 gene encoding tetraspanin-13 — MCGGFSCSKNALIALNILYVMVGFLLIGVGVYGRASSIVTNLPIIGGILACGVILILISVLGLIGAVKHHQVMLFFYMIILFMLFLIQFSIACSCLAVNQEQQRQFAEQGWSLAPADIKQQVQQEFLCCGFNATTTDDHPSCAEVNRYCCPKEAPEGCECAPCMPKLESTIDYAFRLSGGIGLFFSFTEIIAVFLTRRYRNQQDPDHLPARAIFPQSNYVY; from the exons ATGTGCGGTGGTTTCAGCTGTTCCAAAAATGCACTGATTGCATTGAATATCCTCTATGTT ATGGTTGGATTTCTCCTGATTGGAGTCGGAGTTTACGGTCGTGCTTCGTCGATCGTAACTAACCTTCCGATCATCGGAGGTATCCTAGCTTGTGGAGTGATCCTGATCTTGATCTCAGTCCTTGGTCTGATCGGAGCGGTGAAGCACCACCAAGTGATGCTATTCTTC TACATGATAATCCTGTTTATGCTGTTCCTGATTCAGTTCTCGATTGCTTGCTCTTGCTTGGCTGTGAACCAGGAGCAGCAGCGACAGTTTGCCGAGCAGGGCTGGTCTTTGGCGCCGGCAGACATCAAGCAGCAAGTTCAGCAGGAATTCCTGTGTTGCGGATTCAACGCGACCACCACCGACGATCACCCGTCCTGTGCGGAAGTGAAC CGTTACTGTTGCCCGAAAGAAGCTCCTGAGGGTTGCGAATGTGCCCCATGCATGCCGAAGCTGGAAAGTACGATCGACTACGCATTCCGCCTGTCCGGTGGAATAGGACTATTTTTCAGTTTCACCGAG ATTATTGCCGTTTTTCTGACCAGACGCTACCGCAATCAGCAGGATCCAGACCATTTGCCGGCCAGAGCAATTTTCCCTCAAAGCAACTACGTTTACTAG
- the LOC128746230 gene encoding cap-specific mRNA (nucleoside-2'-O-)-methyltransferase 1-like encodes MLTADRVLMRVAEAESKHHVLEYDPLWPKVKIDPDTWIQIGPRKDTIADETNYCKPELLQKLLRMKSSLDNVHFRQVRMAGKQVNPFEVNNGQFMNRAAVKIASIDAMFDWTLCQLLNGDTVDLFYFVDIFGGPGGCSEYVLWRNGGWNARGFGFTTKGDYEFLPEMFRAGCPETLDAFYGPNDSGNIFDPSNMRGFIDYVKAQTDDLGVHLVMCDGGFYVKNNHQEVISKQLYLCIILLAISLNRPGGQAILKVFDLYTPFSVGLVYALSQSYGKVSIVKPVTSRPANSERYLVCQNRLNDDQTFGDYLYSINRVLWEQKHAGYDIQHIISPQILEQNSVFCDFIRNSNNEFASKQTQGLKMLLSAVSQTHKLESVNRELLQSTLWRLWKLDHKCLSLAANDKNKSASDYAGQFIDASTLKLLKLLDTVICDRKALREHFRDPQEWSFLPLDVTVEQGKSIRTMFLSKGNGNVFYFDRKDEEWRQYKEYQLILSPQTLLYGEIVEEISVKDNTQKLIIALHIIDAIFLGGIDVRSFPLSKRNAMCSKFAKALNRPLASKSNSIVRSIPVRCKQPLPMASLDAFFNNISINQLPNGTKVLGCEIDSFDPAETKRFYIPRGLLFIRHSQAKPLKSVQTDLEFDKSFVSRHLWPWSKTSQIYSSSQCFDIAREDNLVYRVDFDELLEEFDD; translated from the exons ATGCTAACGGCAGACAGAGTGTTGATGCGCGTAGCGGAAGCGGAATCCAAGCATCATGTTTTGGAATACGATCCTCTATGGCCAAAGGTAAAAATTGATCCAGACACATGGATTCAAATTGGGCCCCGCAAGGACACCATCGCAGACGAAACGAACTACTGCAAGCCGGAGCTGCTGCAGAAGCTCTTACGGATGAAATCTTCCCTTGACAATGTCCATTTCCGCCAGGTTCGAATGGCTGGTAAGCAGGTCAATCCATTTGAGGTTAACAATGGTCAGTTCATGAATCGGGCCGCAGTTAAGATTGCCAGCATAGATGCGATGTTCGATTGGACGCTATGTCAACTCTTGAATGGCGACACCGTGGATCTGTTTTATTTTGTGGATATCTTCGGCGGTCCCGGTGGCTGCAGTGAATATGTTTTATGGCGTAATGGAGGCTGGAATGCCAGGGGTTTCGGATTTACTACTAAAGGTGATTACGAATTTCTACCGGAAATGTTTCGTGCTGGTTGTCCGGAAACGCTGGATGCGTTTTACGGTCCTAACGACAGCGGAAATATATTTGATCCCAGCAATATGCGTGGTTTCATCGATTATGTGAAGGCGCAAACGGACGATCTTGGTGTGCATCTAGTGATGTGCGACGGAGGATTCTATGTAAAAAACAATCATCAGGAAGTTATTTCGAAGCAGCTCTATCTTTGCATAATATTGTTAGCCATCAGTTTAAATCGCCCGGGAGGTCAAGCAATTTTGAAGGTATTCGATTTATATACTCCATTCAGCGTTGGATTAGTTTATGCGTTATCCCAAAGTTACGGGAAAGTATCGATCGTTAAACCGGTTACTTCTCGTCCTGCAAATTCCGAACGATACCTGGTGTGTCAAAATCGCCTTAACGATGATCAAACATTCGGTGACTATTTGTACTCGATCAATCGTGTTTTGTGGGAACAAAAACATGCTGGCTACGACATTCAGCATATCATTTCTCCACAAATCTTGGAGCAAAATTCGGTTTTCTGCGACTTTATCCGTaattcaaataacgaatttgcTTCCAAACAAACTCAAGGGCTCAAAATGTTGCTTTCCGCTGTTTCGCAAACCCACAAACTGGAATCAGTCAATCGAGAACTGCTCCAGTCGACGCTGTGGCGTCTCTGGAAGCTGGACCACAAATGCTTATCTTTAGCTGCAAACGACAAGAACAAATCCGCCTCCGATTATGCGGGGCAGTTTATTGATGCTTCGACGTTGAAATTGCTCAAACTATTAGATACGGTTATATGCGACAGGAAAGCTCTTCGGGAGCATTTTAGGGACCCTCAGGAGTGGAGTTTCTTACCGCTGGACGTCACGGTTGAGCAAGGCAAATCGATTCGAACCATGTTTCTGAGCAAGGGAAATGGAAACGTTTTCTATTTCGACCGGAAGGATGAAGAATGGCGTCAATACAAGGAGTACCAGCTGATCCTTTCGCCTCAAACATTGTTGTATGGGGAGATTGTCGAGGAGATTTCCGTTAAg GATAACACTCAGAAACTTATTATTGCCCTGCATATCATCGATGCTATTTTCCTCGGAGGTATAGACGTGCGCAGCTTTCCTTTAAGCAAACGGAATGCAATGTGTAGCAAGTTTGCCAAGGCGCTCAATCGGCCGTTAGCTTCCAAGAGCAACAGTATCGTGCGCTCTATCCCGGTTCGCTGTAAACAACCGCTGCCGATGGCGAGCCTCGATGCATTCTTCAACAACATCTCGATCAATCAGCTGCCCAATGGTACGAAAGTACTCGGCTGCGAAATCGATAGTTTCGATCCGGCCGAAACGAAACGGTTCTATATTCCTCGTGGACTTCTCTTCATTCGTCACTCGCAGGCCAAACCTTTGAAGTCGGTTCAAACGGATCTGGAGTTCGACAAATCGTTCGTCAGCCGTCATCTCTGGCCGTGGAGCAAAACCAGCCAAATTTATTCGTCTTCGCAATGTTTCGATATTGCCAGAGAAGATAATCTTGTTTATCGTGTTGATTTTGATGAACTTCTGGAGGAGTTTGatgattaa
- the LOC128746231 gene encoding Fanconi anemia group M protein-like — translation MSATPLESIPAVQQNVAIIAAIVPQQNNPYAGFDPHAGVSWLYPVDYTTPDYLPLITEKTLYYNSLVILPNKFEKTFLTAASMYNVYSWYPLGKIIYVATKRNYLAEQMAACEKLVNFQKNDLAEMVMKPQERLHYWVSKRVFFVTSHMLLCDLNRAAQNIPLDKIKLIVIDEPQLENRLHAKILQKLAECNKNFRILCVSTTSSKTIDAGMLKQWFIASIELQWGNPLETPEDWLMNKKEISNISTPIGPSLGALLDELRDIGQRYTKNLHISKLICKAEFEAIEVEMLRGQRDKYETAILTGVLRKNHHELMLYFHLAERTLVGYGILKRDGIIALLEYFHHEVDIFVESDRKLVAFLDKLRQGVYNTPHPKFRTLENFLREFFQRRPCAKILIVVERMNSAMIINENLEKIPQCKHKVLIDGNYMRDVDLHRNGKLDVLIVTTAMEPAINIGGTDLIVLFNATDHPREYLAHIARTRGAHPGAIVIMTTDGSEQLEVDKVINTRRSYYFENRNILPIGVDLSNMLMQESPSLIPPGFQPKRRQAFFNFKSDNASGTNPVRENGMEYAQSMPMQLQAGDKRKVVEVLSEKPAAYDASTGHTFYEVVPIKQQLVSAPANLLSGEEVRTVSCKVE, via the exons ATGAGCGCCACACCTCTCGAG TCAATTCCAGCTGTCCAGCAAAATGTCGCTATAATAGCCGCTATAGTGCCACAACAAAATAATCCTTACGCTGGGTTCGATCCACACGCGGGTGTCAGCTGGCTGTATCCCGTAGATTATACAACACCGGATTATTTGCCATTAATCACCGAGAAAACTCTGTACTATAATTCGCTGGTCATTCTACCAAACAAGTTCGAGAAAACGTTTTTAACCGCAGCATCGATGTATAACGTTTACTCCTGGTATCCACTAGGAAAAATTATTTACGTGGCTACGAAACGAAATTATCTTGCCGAACAGATGGCCGCTTGTGAGAAGTTGGTGAACTTCCAAAAGAATGATCTGGCAGAAATGGTTATGAAACCGCAAGAACGTCTTCACTATTGGGTATCAAAGCGGGTTTTCTTCGTCACTTCTCACATGCTATTATGTGATCTAAATCGAGCTGCTCAAAACATACCATTGGATAAGATTAAATTGATTGTTATTGATGAACCACAGCTGGAAAATCGTTTGCACGCTAAAATTTTGCAGAAGCTTGCGGAATGCAACAAGAACTTCAGGATTCTTTGTGTTTCAACTACATCCAGTAAGACCATTGATGCTGGAATGTTGAAACAATGGTTTATCGCAAGTATTGAGTTACAATGGGGTAACccgctcgaaacaccggaagatTGGCTCATGAATAAGAAAGAAATAAGCAACATATCGACACCGATCGGCCCATCCTTGGGGGCACTGCTTGACGAACTGCGTGACATTGGGCAGCGCTATACGAAAAATTTACACATTTCGAAACTGATCTGTAAAGCAGAGTTCGAAGCAATAGAAGTTGAAATGCTTCGAGGGCAACGGGACAAATACGAGACAGCCATACTGACCGGGGTGCTGCGCAAAAATCATCACGAGCTGATGTTGTATTTTCACCTGGCAGAGCGGACTTTGGTTGGGTACGGTATTCTGAAGCGAGATGGCATAATTGCGCTGCTTGAATACTTCCATCATGAAGTCGACATCTTCGTCGAGAGCGATCGGAAGTTGGTTGCGTTCTTGGATAAACTACGTCAGGGAGTGTACAATACACCGCATCCCAAATTTCGCACGCTTGAAAACTTTTTACGGGAATTTTTCCAA AGACGTCCTTGTGCTAAGATTCTCATCGTGGTTGAACGTATGAATTCTGCAATGATTATTAATGAAAACCTCGAGAAGATACCCCAATGCAAGCATAAGGTTCTGATAG ATGGTAACTATATGCGTGATGTAGATTTACATCGCAATGGTAAATTGGATGTTCTGATCGTGACCACTGCGATGGAACCAGCTATCAATATCGGCGGGACGGATCTGATTGTGCTTTTCAACGCAACGGATCATCCGAGGGAATATCTGGCGCATATTGCTCGTACCCGTGGAGCACACCCGGGTGCCATTGTCATCATGACAACGGATGGATCTGAGCAGCTCGAGGTGGACAAAGTGATCAACACTCGTCGAAGTTACTATTTCGAAAATCGCAACATTCTGCCCATCGGCGTAGATTTGTCCAACATGTTGATGCAAGAATCTCCATCATTGATCCCGCCAGGATTTCAACCGAAGCGAAGACaagctttttttaattttaaatcagaCAACGCCTCTGGAACGAATCCAGTCAGAGAAAATGGCATGGAATATGCACAATCGATGCCAATGCAACTGCAGGCCGGCGATAAACGAAAGGTTGTCGAGGTACTATCCGAGAAACCGGCTGCGTACGATGCGTCTACCGGTCATACGTTCTATGAGGTTGTTCCGATAAAACAGCAGTTGGTTTCCGCTCCAGCAAACCTGCTGTCGGGTGAAGAGGTACGAACAGTGTCCTGCAAAGTTGAGTAA
- the LOC128743881 gene encoding E3 ubiquitin-protein ligase Hakai, protein MDYDESSTKGKGRGRGRGSRGGARGRGRGRGRGRGKKASRVISSDEEEDVDSPEQTDKDIDEPTEIASPPKGGHESESVSAQEPSGEKESLMEEPLSATPGSIPIVIDMEADISQLEAPTFTTISRGPPEPMLRLNWDHKVNLIGEKVLNPMIYICDLCDKPILIYGRMIPCKHVFCLKCARSENLKICPRCKEKAVRVEQTGLGTVFMCTHGGTRYGSTGCRRTYLSQRDLQAHINHRHVTNPPQPVPPPQISILQPTGGQVLDGKNPTGIGKSPVRKNSCEQMNSPRASGQGPLSMNYVSSSYGVSSAATQLIHNMTITPQTAHLSERSSYGQQSSPRHSNSTSWGQQSQYYR, encoded by the exons ATGGATTACGACGAATCTAGCACTAAGGGTAAAGGACGTGGTCGTGGTCGCGGATCCCGAGGTGGAGCCCGCGGACGAGGTCGTGGTCGTGGCCGTGGACGTGGTAAGAAAGCTTCGCGGGTTATATCGTCCGATGAGGAGGAGGATGTCGATTCCCCGGAGCAGACCGACAAGGATATTGATGAACCGACAGAAATCGCTTCACCGCCAAAAGGAGGGCACGAGTCGGAATCGGTATCCGCTCAGGAACCTAGCGGGGAAAAAGAATCATTGATGGAGGAACCTTTGTCGGCGACTCCTGGCTCCATACCGATTGTTATCGATATGGAAGCGGATATTTCCCAGCTAGAAGCGCCTACCTTTACGACGATATCCCGTGGACCACCGGAGCCTATGTTGAG ACTAAACTGGGATCACAAGGTAAATCTTATTGGAGAAAAAGTGCTCAATCCGATGATTTACATTTGTGATTTATGTGACAAACCCATCTTAATTTATGGTCGCATGATTCCTTGTAAGCACGTATTTTGCTTGAAGTGTGCTCGTTCGGAGAATCTTAAAATTTGTCCGCGCTGCAAAGAAAAAGCCGTTCGAGTAGAACAAACCGGTCTAGGCACGGTATTTATGTGTACCCATGGAGGAACTCGGTATGGTAGCACCGGCTGCCGAAGAACTTATCTCTCACAGCGAGATTTGCAAGCGCATATTAACCATCGACATGTGACAAACCCACCACAGCCAGTTCCGCCACCACAGATATCCATCTTACAACCAACCGGTGGACAAGTTCTCGATGGCAAAAATCCAACCGGAATAGGAAAGTCTCCGGTGCGAAAAAATTCTTGCGAACAAATGAATTCACCCCGCGCTTCTGGCCAGGGACCGTTGTCCATGAATTACGTTAGCAGCTCATATGGGGTTTCATCTGCCG CAACTCAACTGATCCACAACATGACGATAACTCCTCAGACTGCTCATTTATCCGAACGATCTAGCTACGGTCAACAATCATCACCGCGACATTCGAACTCAACATCCTGGGGACAACAGTCACAATACTACCGATAG
- the LOC128742606 gene encoding phosphomevalonate kinase isoform X2 has product MRKRFPYRKAPPSRRLTDQCAQIIRISEPIKRSWAEKLGLDLRELLSDGPYKERYRREMIEWSDRKRLEDAGFFCRQACAAVNKEIVIVSDVRRKTDLQYFRETYGERAKTVRIVASEKTRSVRGWVFQEGVDDVQSECDLDDVTEWDLAVCNESDANVDDLLDKIEKLL; this is encoded by the exons ATGCGGAAAAGATTTCCTTACAGAAAGGCTCCTCCATCG CGTAGACTCACTGACCAATGTGCGCAGATCATACGTATTTCGGAGCCGATCAAACGAAGCTGGGCGGAAAAACTTGGACTGGATTTGCGGGAGCTACTAAGTGATGGTCCGTACAAGGAACGATACCGGCGAGAAATGATCGAATGGAGTGACCGTAAACGGCTCGAGGATGCCGGGTTCTTCTGCCGCCAAGCATGTGCAGCAGTAAACAAGGAAATTGTGATTGTTAGTGACGTTCGAAGGAAAACGGATCTGCAATATTTTAGAGAAACGTACGGGGAGCGGGCAAAAACGGTCAGAATTGTGGCCAGTGAGAAGACACGAAGCGTTCGTGGTTGGGTGTTCCAAGAGGGCGTTGACGATGTTCAATCCGAGTGCGATTTAGACGATGTGACCGAGTGGGATTTGGCGGTGTGCAATGAAAGCGATGCGAATGTAGACGATTTACTAGATAAAATTGAAAAGCTTCTCTGA
- the LOC128742606 gene encoding phosphomevalonate kinase isoform X1 — protein sequence MSDKPRVVLLFSGKRKCGKDFLTERLLHRLTDQCAQIIRISEPIKRSWAEKLGLDLRELLSDGPYKERYRREMIEWSDRKRLEDAGFFCRQACAAVNKEIVIVSDVRRKTDLQYFRETYGERAKTVRIVASEKTRSVRGWVFQEGVDDVQSECDLDDVTEWDLAVCNESDANVDDLLDKIEKLL from the exons ATGTCTGACAAACCTCGAGTGGTGTTACTTTTCTCCGGCAAACGTAAATGCGGAAAAGATTTCCTTACAGAAAGGCTCCTCCATCG ACTCACTGACCAATGTGCGCAGATCATACGTATTTCGGAGCCGATCAAACGAAGCTGGGCGGAAAAACTTGGACTGGATTTGCGGGAGCTACTAAGTGATGGTCCGTACAAGGAACGATACCGGCGAGAAATGATCGAATGGAGTGACCGTAAACGGCTCGAGGATGCCGGGTTCTTCTGCCGCCAAGCATGTGCAGCAGTAAACAAGGAAATTGTGATTGTTAGTGACGTTCGAAGGAAAACGGATCTGCAATATTTTAGAGAAACGTACGGGGAGCGGGCAAAAACGGTCAGAATTGTGGCCAGTGAGAAGACACGAAGCGTTCGTGGTTGGGTGTTCCAAGAGGGCGTTGACGATGTTCAATCCGAGTGCGATTTAGACGATGTGACCGAGTGGGATTTGGCGGTGTGCAATGAAAGCGATGCGAATGTAGACGATTTACTAGATAAAATTGAAAAGCTTCTCTGA
- the LOC128733008 gene encoding splicing factor 3A subunit 1 has protein sequence MTDVINPVAAELEELGDKSAPTLSGPIVGIIYPPPEVRNIVDKTASFVARNGPEFESRIRQNELGNPKFNFLSAGDPYHAYYQHKVREIREGRNDVSSAVVPAGIQQLKSAASAAAQLKQQELLKAVREEQFVPKDPPPEFEFIADPPSISALDLDIVKLTAQFVARNGRLFLTNLMNREQRNYQFDFLRPQHSLFQYFTKLLEQYTKILVPPKDLMNKLKIESAPGRSSMNVVLEQVKYRANWNKHQDMQRRREEEKVERERVAYAQIDWHDFVVVEVVDYQPYESGNFPPPTTPDEVGARVLMEERLTEDDHDIEMQIESDDEESDDDRPVNTNIRMSKMENRLGQGSALRKDNNQIQDMDESSSSSDDDEPERPGRDKAVSQAPQPPPVAPPTHDKVIVKKYDPKQAQKTQKAPTVTVGDDYLISPITGEKIPASKVAEHMRIGLLDPRWVEQRDKHIEKVAQENVYAPGAAIEASLKQLAERRTDIFGVGDEEAAIGKKLGEEETKKDDRVTWDGHTSSVEAATRAARANITLEAQIHQIHKSKGLITDEEKEKIGPKPIPGTVAVAPPKPSVPVPQPPVHTTASQSHPPPPPKPIQVPQHHQHHQQVQPPPPMMMPMGMGMGPPPMMPPPFGVGFGVPPMPPHGVPQMAPPQNLAEPPSGGGPQSIDMDEPPNKKSRTEDHLIEENVFMQRHKGPVTIQVQCPNLAEKSEWKLSGQTIAMQLQLTDSVVVMKSKLQAETGMPPAKQKIFYEGMFFKDSNSVAYYNLLSGATVHLQLKERGGRKK, from the exons ATGACCGACGTGATCAATCCGGTTGCGGCCGAACTCGAGGAGTTAGGAGACAAATCCGCCCCAACATTATCGGGGCCAATTGTGGGCATAATTTATCCCCCACCAGAGGTTCGAA ATATCGTGGACAAAACAGCCAGTTTCGTCGCCCGAAATGGACCCGAGTTCGAGAGCCGCATTCGGCAAAACGAGTTGGGCAATCCAAAGTTTAATTTCTTGAGCGCCGGTGATCCGTACCATGCCTACTATCAGCACAAGGTTCGCGAGATCCGGGAAGGTAGGAACGACGTTAGTTCGGCGGTAGTTCCCGCTGGGATTCAGCAGCTGAAAAGTGCCGCCAGTGCGGCAGCTCAACTTAAACAACAGGAACTGCTGAAGGCGGTTCGTGAAGAACAGTTTGTTCCCAAAGATCCACCGCcggagtttgaatttattgccGATCCGCCGTCGATTTCCGCGTTAGATTTGGATATCGTGAAACTTACTGCACAGTTTGTGGCCAGAAATGGGCGTTTGTTCTTGACTAACTTGATGAATCGTGAGCAAAGGAATTATCAGTTTGATTTTTTGCGACCGCAGCATTCGCTATTTCAGTACTTTACCAAGCTGCTGGAGCAGTATACGAAAATTTTGGTTCCTCCGAAGGATCTGATGAATAAGTTGAAAATTGAGAGCGCCCCCGGACGTAGCAGTATGAATGTGGTGTTGGAGCAGGTGAAATATAGGGCAAATTGGAACAAGCATCAGGACATGCAGAGGCGTCGGGAGGAGGAGAAAGTCGAGCGAGAACGAGTTGCTTATGCTCAGATTGATTGGCATGATTTTGTCGTTGTTGAGGTGGTAGATTATCAACCGTACGAAAGTGGTAATTTTCCTCCACCGACAACTCCGGATGAAGTCGGTGCTCGAGTTCTGATGGAAGAACGTCTTACTGAGGACGATCACGATATTGAAATGCAAATCGAGTCCGACGACGAGGAGAGCGATGACGATCGGCCGGTTAATACGAATATTAGAATGTCGAAGATGGAAAATCGTCTTGGGCAGGGTTCTGCCTTGCGGAAGGATAATAACCAGATTCAGGATATGGACGAGTCTAGCTCGTCTAGCGATGATGATGAGCCGGAGAGACCGGGACGCGATAAGGCTGTTTCGCAGGCTCCACAGCCACCTCCGGTGGCGCCACCAACCCATGACAAAGTCATCGTTAAGAAGTACGATCCCAAGCAAGCTCAAAAAACGCAAAAAGCACCTACTGTTACTGTTGGTGACGATTATCTCATTTCACCAATTACGGGCGAAAAAATTCCGGCTTCGAAGGTGGCAGAACATATGCGTATTGGTTTACTGGATCCTCGTTGGGTCGAACAGCGCGACAAACACATTGAAAAAGTGGCCCAGGAAAATGTGTACGCCCCAGGAGCCGCAATTGAGGCAAGTTTGAAACAATTGGCTGAACGTCGTACTGATATTTTCGGTGTTGGAGATGAAGAAGCTGCCATTGGTAAGAAACTGGGCGAAGAAGAAACTAAAAAGGATGAccgtgttacttgggatgggcaCACATCCAGCGTGGAAGCGGCCACTAGAGCAGCCAGAGCTAACATTACGCTAGAAGCTCAAATTCATCAAATTCACAAAAGCAAAGGATTAATCACCgatgaagaaaaggaaaaaatcggACCAAAACCAATACCAGGAACGGTGGCTGTAGCACCACCCAAGCCTTCGGTACCGGTTCCGCAACCACCAGTACATACAACGGCATCGCAATCACATCCACCCCCTCCGCCGAAGCCGATCCAAGTTCCCcaacatcatcagcatcatcaacaGGTGCAGCCACCACCACCGATGATGATGCCCATGGGAATGGGAATGGGCCCTCCACCTATGATGCCTCCTCCGTTCGGGGTTGGCTTCGGAGTGCCGCCGATGCCACCGCACGGTGTACCGCAGATGGCACCACCGCAAAACCTCGCCGAACCTCCATCCGGCGGAGGACCGCAGTCGATCGATATGGACGAGCCGCCGAACAAGAAGTCCCGCACCGAGGACCACCTGATCGAGGAGAACGTTTTTATGCAGCGCCACAAGGGCCCGGTTACGATTCAGGTGCAGTGTCCGAATCTGGCCGAGAAGAGCGAATGGAAGCTGAGCGGGCAAACGATCGCTATGCAGCTGCAGCTGACCGACAGTGTGGTCGTGATGAAGAGCAAGCTGCAGGCCGAAACCGGAATGCCACCGGCGAAGCAGAAGATTTTCTACGAG GGAATGTTTTTCAAGGACAGCAACTCCGTTGCTTACTACAATTTGCTGAGTGGAGCCACCGTTCATTTGCAACTGAAGGAACGTGGAGGCCGTAAGAAGTAA
- the LOC128733009 gene encoding xylulose kinase, producing the protein MQSENETYLGLDLSTQKLKAVLLNTKLENVAHAEVKFDSDLPEFRTSGGVNAGVAKNEFYVQPVMWVKALDMVLDRLVVQGGDLSTVMAVSGSAQQHGSLYWSRNGVRTLQNLDADKFLHTQIDDSAFTLHRTPIWMDGTTGKQCEEMEEAVGGREKMVEITGSKCYERFTGPQIRKVFLQRPDIFRNTERISLVSSFLASIFLGDIAPIDFSDGSGMNLLDIRKRTWSDVCLSACAPNLEAKLGTPVPTASIIGPIGQFFVQRYNFNTACKVVAFTGDNLSALAGMAIGEDWLALSLGTSDTIMMKLNEPPNLQEGHVLVHPTDNGYMGLLCFRNGSLVRDIFKRAEANDNWVNFSELLESTPRGNFGNIALHFISKEIIPPVKGSLRWNKSSDLSSPDLARGVLKYSAPQTEIRALIEGQMLTRKAYATEMGFSFGDNTRILATGGASANKSILQVVSDVFNAPVYTQQTTEAALLGAAYRAKYVLERSRAQQHGDPKSLESYYEYIREVLPEHSVTRVCDPAQDSSDIYDQMLERHSLMVQYLTDHQD; encoded by the exons ATGCAATCGGAAAACGAAACATATCTGGGACTGGATCTGAGCACCCAAAAG CTAAAAGCCGTACTACTCAACACCAAGCTAGAGAACGTTGCCCACGCGGAAGTAAAATTTGACTCGGATCTGCCGGAATTTCGAACCAGTGGCGGAGTGAATGCCGGAGTAGCGAAAAATGA ATTCTACGTGCAGCCAGTGATGTGGGTGAAAGCCCTGGACATGGTACTGGATCGACTGGTGGTGCAGGGTGGTGATCTGAGCACCGTAATGGCCGTCAGTGGTTCCGCCCAGCAGCACGGGTCACTCTATTGGTCGCGAAACGGAGTACGAACGCTGCAAAATTTAGATGCGGACAAATTCCTACACACACAAATCGACGATTCGGCTTTCACACTGCATCGGACGCCCATCTGGATGGACGGAACTACCGGGAAACAGTGCGAGGAGATGGAGGAAGCGGTTGGCGGTCGGGAAAAGATGGTCGAGATTACTGGATCCAAGTGCTATGAACGATTTACGGGACCGCAAATTAGGAAAGTTTTCCTACAACGTCCAGATATTTTCCGGAATACGGAACGAATTTCTCTGGTTAGCAGCTTTTTGGCGTCGATATTTTTGGGCGATATAGCACCTATTGACTTCTCCGACGGATCTGGCATGAATCTGCTCGACATTAGGAAGCGTACGTGGTCGGATGTTTGCCTATCTGCATGTGCTCCTAATTTGGAGGCGAAACTTGGCACGCCCGTTCCGACGGCTTCCATAATCGGACCGATTGGACAGTTTTTTGTACAGAGATATAATTTCAATACCGCTTGTAAAGTGGTAGCTTTTACGGGTGACAACCTGTCGGCTCTAGCAGGGATGGCCATCGGAGAAGACTGGCTTGCGCTATCGCTCGGTACCAGCGATACCATCATGATGAAACTGAATGAACCGCCAAACCTTCAGGAAGGGCATGTTCTTGTGCATCCGACTGACAACGGGTACATGGGATTGTTATG CTTCCGCAACGGGTCTTTGGTGCGTGATATTTTCAAACGGGCCGAAGCGAATGATAACTGGGTAAACTTCAGCGAACTGTTAGAATCGACGCCACGCGGAAACTTCGGAAACATTGCGCTGCACTTTATCTCCAAGGAAATTATTCCACCGGTGAAGGGTTCCCTGCGATGGAACAAGTCATCCGACCTGAGCAGCCCAGATCTCGCTAGAGGCGTGCTAAAATACAGCGCACCGCAGACTGAAATTCGAGCTCTGATCGAAGGACAAATGCTGACCAGAAAAGCGTATGCCACGGAAATGGGTTTCAGTTTTGGTGATAACACCAGAATCCTAGCGACGGGGGGAGCTTCGGCTAACAAATCGATCCTGCAAGTTGTGTCCGATGTCTTCAACGCGCCGGTCTACACGCAGCAAACGACGGAAGCGGCACTGCTCGGTGCTGCCTATCGGGCAAAATATGTCCTAGAGAGGTCCCGCGCTCAGCAACACGGTGATCCGAAATCGCTCGAGTCCTATTACGAGTACATACGGGAAGTACTACCGGAGCACAGCGTAACAAGGGTGTGCGATCCGGCACAAGATAGCAGCGACATTTACGACCAGATGCTGGAACGTCACAGTCTGATGGTGCAGTACTTGACGGATCACCAAGATTGA